From one Salinibacterium hongtaonis genomic stretch:
- the murJ gene encoding murein biosynthesis integral membrane protein MurJ encodes MTVSDDTPRGMGRSSALLASGTMVSRILGFVKAIVLAQAIGLSASAAADAFGAANQLPNNIYALIAGGVLGAILVPQIVRAGLHDDGGQRYINKLMTLGITVFALVTLLATLAAPLLVALYAQEASATGGRGFSSEGMALATAFAYWCLPQVFFYALYSLLGEVLNARRVFGPFAWAPAVNNIVAIAGLVAFVALFGGADANSDVSDWTPDKIAILAGTATLGIVAQSAVLMFFWRKVGLKFRPDFRWRGVGLAKTGKSAGWVFAMILVTQLAGLVQSRVASLPSGDAAGIATLQSSWLIFMLPHSVIAVSIATVFFTRMSSHATVGDTGAVRDDLMSSLRTIGLLIVLASFALIVLAIPFARVFEEDFGNVQSMAAVIAAYMVGLIPFSAVFVLQRTFYALEDTRTVFFIEVAKSALFVVGFLLCTRLPVEWIAVGIALVSSFTFLAQASLTFILLRRRLGPLGGRALTLRYGQYILVGLASSAVGFGLLLLFGAFNPAGFAVSGIVPALVTMVVIGGVMAVIYLGLLLALRNPELQVVRGILMRRLRPGHTE; translated from the coding sequence ATGACGGTGAGCGACGACACACCCCGGGGAATGGGCCGCTCCAGCGCCCTTCTCGCCTCGGGAACGATGGTGAGCCGCATTCTCGGGTTCGTCAAGGCGATCGTTTTGGCGCAGGCCATCGGCCTGTCGGCATCGGCTGCTGCCGACGCGTTCGGAGCGGCCAACCAGCTGCCGAACAATATCTACGCCCTCATCGCCGGCGGGGTGCTTGGCGCGATCCTGGTGCCGCAGATTGTGCGAGCGGGTCTCCACGACGATGGCGGCCAGCGTTACATCAACAAGCTCATGACGTTGGGCATCACGGTGTTCGCCCTTGTGACGCTGTTGGCCACACTTGCAGCTCCACTCCTCGTGGCGCTCTACGCGCAGGAGGCATCGGCCACCGGCGGGCGCGGCTTCTCAAGCGAAGGGATGGCCCTGGCCACGGCTTTTGCCTATTGGTGCCTGCCGCAGGTCTTCTTCTACGCGCTCTATAGCCTCCTGGGCGAGGTTCTCAACGCCCGCAGGGTGTTCGGTCCGTTCGCATGGGCCCCTGCCGTCAACAACATCGTCGCCATCGCCGGTCTTGTGGCCTTCGTAGCGCTGTTTGGGGGAGCGGATGCCAACAGCGACGTCTCCGACTGGACCCCAGACAAGATTGCAATTCTCGCGGGGACGGCGACCCTGGGCATCGTCGCCCAGTCGGCGGTCCTCATGTTCTTCTGGCGCAAGGTCGGGCTGAAATTCCGCCCCGACTTCCGGTGGCGAGGGGTAGGCCTCGCCAAGACCGGCAAGTCAGCGGGTTGGGTCTTCGCGATGATCCTGGTTACCCAGCTTGCTGGGCTGGTGCAGTCCCGCGTGGCCTCACTTCCTTCGGGGGATGCGGCTGGCATCGCAACGCTGCAATCGTCGTGGCTCATTTTCATGCTCCCGCACTCCGTGATCGCAGTGTCGATTGCCACGGTGTTCTTCACCAGGATGAGCAGCCACGCCACGGTCGGCGACACGGGGGCGGTGCGGGACGATCTGATGTCTTCGCTTCGCACTATCGGACTGCTCATTGTTTTGGCGTCATTCGCCCTCATCGTGCTCGCGATTCCATTCGCCCGAGTCTTCGAAGAGGACTTCGGCAACGTTCAATCGATGGCCGCCGTCATCGCCGCCTACATGGTGGGGCTCATCCCTTTCAGCGCAGTGTTCGTGCTTCAGCGCACGTTCTACGCTCTCGAGGACACCCGGACGGTGTTCTTTATCGAGGTGGCCAAGTCGGCGCTCTTCGTGGTTGGTTTCCTGCTCTGCACCCGCCTGCCCGTGGAGTGGATAGCGGTCGGCATCGCGCTGGTCTCGTCGTTCACGTTCCTCGCCCAGGCGAGCCTCACGTTCATCCTTCTTCGTCGCCGACTCGGCCCCCTCGGCGGGCGGGCGCTAACCCTCCGGTACGGCCAGTACATCCTTGTTGGCCTGGCGAGCTCGGCCGTTGGCTTCGGTCTTCTTCTTCTGTTCGGCGCGTTCAACCCTGCCGGATTCGCGGTCAGTGGCATCGTTCCTGCCCTCGTCACCATGGTGGTGATCGGGGGTGTCATGGCCGTGATCTATCTGGGCCTATTGCTCGCCCTTCGTAACCCGGAGCTCCAAGTCGTGCGGGGCATCCTGATGCGTCGACTGCGGCCAGGTCACACGGAATAG
- the trxB gene encoding thioredoxin-disulfide reductase: protein MRQLIIIGSGPAGYTAAIYAARGGLNPLLVASSVEAGGELMNTTDVENFPGFPEGIMGPDLMDKMRLQAEKFGTEVVMDDVTSLDLSGDVKRVTLGSGDVHEARAVIYATGSAYRKLGVPGEDRLSGYGISWCATCDGFFFRQKTIAVVGGGDSAMEEATFLTKFADKVYVIHRSEELRASKAMQDRAMGDPKIEFLFNKKVGEVYGAEKVTGVSLIDTVDGSESTLDLDGLFIAIGADPRTHLVHDQLELTSAGTIAVDGRSSRTSVTGVFAAGDVIDPTYRQAVTAAGSGTVAALDAEHYLASLGEASDPIPAATVAA from the coding sequence TTGCGCCAGCTCATCATCATCGGCTCAGGCCCCGCTGGCTACACAGCCGCGATCTATGCCGCGCGCGGCGGTCTGAACCCGCTTCTCGTTGCCAGTTCCGTCGAGGCCGGCGGCGAGCTCATGAACACCACCGATGTAGAGAACTTTCCGGGCTTTCCGGAGGGCATCATGGGTCCTGACCTCATGGACAAGATGCGCCTGCAGGCAGAAAAGTTCGGCACCGAGGTTGTGATGGATGACGTCACTTCTCTTGACCTCAGCGGTGACGTTAAGCGCGTGACGCTCGGCAGTGGCGACGTCCACGAGGCCCGCGCCGTGATCTATGCCACGGGCTCGGCTTACCGAAAGCTTGGTGTTCCCGGCGAGGATCGCCTCAGCGGCTACGGCATCTCCTGGTGCGCAACGTGCGACGGATTCTTCTTCCGACAGAAGACCATCGCAGTGGTGGGCGGGGGAGACTCCGCGATGGAGGAGGCCACGTTCCTCACCAAGTTCGCGGACAAGGTTTATGTCATCCACCGCAGCGAAGAGCTTCGCGCGTCCAAGGCGATGCAGGATCGCGCCATGGGCGATCCCAAGATCGAGTTCCTCTTCAACAAGAAGGTAGGGGAGGTCTACGGCGCGGAGAAGGTCACGGGCGTGAGCCTCATCGACACCGTCGACGGCAGCGAGTCGACCCTCGATCTTGATGGCCTCTTCATCGCTATCGGCGCAGACCCGCGCACCCACCTGGTCCACGACCAGCTCGAACTCACATCGGCTGGCACGATCGCAGTCGATGGCCGCAGCTCGCGCACCTCGGTAACGGGCGTTTTCGCCGCAGGGGACGTCATCGACCCCACCTACCGTCAGGCCGTCACGGCAGCAGGCTCCGGAACCGTCGCTGCCCTCGATGCCGAGCATTACCTCGCGTCGTTGGGTGAGGCATCCGACCCGATTCCCGCCGCGACCGTCGCCGCCTAA